The candidate division KSB1 bacterium genome window below encodes:
- a CDS encoding alanine--tRNA ligase-related protein, protein MTERLYWADAYLREFDAQILEARPSGEGCQVVLDRTAFYPTSGGQMHDTGLLAGLSVEDVVERDGDVVHFVRGHVTKGATVHCALDWPRRFDFMQQHTAFHLLAQAFLRVAGAHTLSSHLGEEMSTLELDTAEVSQAVFDEVEDLANVVVWENRPVRTYIVQPEEARGLTLRKEPKVEGPVRLVEVEEFDLDPCSGTHVAATGEVGLIKIVGKEKLRGHVRLRFLAGARALRDFRRRVQTLDQLSAELTTGTEEILTAVQKLRSQHQVAAKQLRAAQERFLEAIRGKVLASSPRGLCLPSEELNGIEWALVRKLAFQLLADGVETVVMMQSAPEVRIAVGTKRAGVDLRALLPELCAMMGAKGGGRPDFVELAGGDADRLALATALLKTKVEGLTPGDASSQPGSLAGGSQSNEKLSS, encoded by the coding sequence ATGACTGAGCGGCTTTATTGGGCTGATGCCTATCTGCGGGAATTCGACGCCCAGATTCTCGAGGCAAGACCCTCGGGCGAAGGATGCCAGGTGGTGCTGGACCGTACGGCCTTCTACCCCACTTCGGGCGGGCAGATGCATGACACCGGTCTACTGGCAGGCTTGTCGGTAGAGGATGTCGTTGAACGGGACGGCGATGTGGTGCACTTTGTTCGCGGGCACGTAACAAAGGGCGCAACTGTGCACTGCGCGTTGGATTGGCCTCGGCGCTTTGACTTTATGCAACAGCATACCGCCTTCCATCTGTTGGCCCAGGCCTTCTTGCGGGTTGCCGGCGCGCACACGCTCTCTTCCCACCTGGGGGAGGAGATGTCTACTTTGGAGTTGGATACAGCGGAGGTAAGCCAGGCGGTTTTCGATGAGGTCGAGGACCTGGCGAACGTGGTGGTGTGGGAGAATCGGCCGGTTCGCACCTACATCGTGCAACCGGAGGAGGCGCGTGGCCTTACCCTCCGGAAGGAGCCGAAGGTGGAAGGTCCCGTACGTTTGGTGGAAGTGGAAGAGTTTGATCTTGATCCGTGCAGTGGTACCCACGTGGCTGCCACGGGAGAAGTGGGTCTGATCAAGATAGTGGGCAAGGAAAAACTGAGGGGACACGTTCGGCTTCGTTTTCTGGCAGGAGCACGAGCCCTACGCGATTTCAGGCGCCGCGTGCAGACCCTAGACCAGCTCTCTGCCGAGCTGACAACGGGGACGGAGGAAATACTGACTGCGGTGCAGAAGCTGCGGAGCCAGCACCAGGTCGCGGCAAAACAACTCCGGGCCGCTCAGGAACGCTTTCTTGAGGCGATCCGCGGAAAAGTGCTGGCCTCGTCTCCCCGGGGTTTGTGCCTTCCTTCCGAAGAACTGAATGGGATAGAGTGGGCACTGGTACGTAAGCTCGCCTTCCAGCTCCTGGCGGACGGCGTTGAGACCGTGGTCATGATGCAATCTGCTCCTGAGGTGCGGATAGCAGTGGGCACTAAACGAGCGGGGGTGGACTTGCGTGCCCTCCTTCCGGAGTTGTGCGCCATGATGGGGGCCAAAGGAGGTGGGAGGCCCGATTTTGTCGAATTGGCTGGAGGAGATGCGGATCGCCTTGCGCTTGCAACGGCTTTGCTGAAGACCAAGGTGGAGGGTCTAACTCCCGGGGATGCCTCTTCGCAACCAGGGAGTCTTGCGGGCGGATCGCAGTCCAATGAGAAACTTTCTTCTTGA
- a CDS encoding long-chain fatty acid--CoA ligase: MDRPWFSSYDPEVARTVTIPDIRITDLLAEAVRKRPQSPAIIFCGRVISYGELDILVNRLAGALHRLGVRKGDRVALVLPNIPQYVIGYWAALRLGGIVVPTNPLYTERELEHQLRDSGAETVLVLDAISPRLTALLPRLAIKHVIVTSVKDFLPPGLKLLFSLRQLRKGVRVLAGERVQDFMTLLAQGEATPPKVEMKPEETAVLLYTGGTTGLAKGAELTHSNLVANVLQARQWVWDIKDGEEVILTAIPLFHSYAMTACHHLAVQSSSAMVLVPRFDPLQVMKAIHRYRVTIFPGVPTMYVAINHHPRVRRFNLGSVRVCISGGAPLPVEVQTRFEQLTHGKLVEGYGLSECSPVTHCNPIYGKRKVGSIGVPWPGTDARIVDVETRAPLPVGEVGELMVRGPQVMRGYWRNQEETAEAFHEGWLATGDIARMDEDGFFYIVDRKKDMIVTGGLNVYPREVEEVLYEHPCIKEVAAVGVPDEYYGERVKVFVVPHEGATLTAEDVISFCQERLARYKIPKEVEFRDCLPKSLIGKVLRRVLIEQHLAAQPGAQGQKKMEGKS, from the coding sequence ATGGACCGGCCCTGGTTCAGTTCGTATGATCCGGAAGTAGCTCGCACCGTTACCATTCCGGATATCCGCATCACCGACCTCCTGGCTGAAGCAGTAAGGAAGAGACCTCAAAGTCCCGCTATTATCTTCTGTGGACGGGTCATTTCCTACGGCGAATTGGATATTCTGGTCAATCGTCTCGCAGGTGCGCTGCATCGCCTGGGCGTGCGAAAAGGGGACCGCGTGGCCCTGGTATTGCCGAATATTCCCCAATACGTAATTGGCTACTGGGCTGCACTGAGATTGGGGGGCATCGTTGTACCCACAAACCCTCTTTACACGGAGCGAGAGCTTGAGCACCAACTTCGCGACAGTGGAGCTGAGACGGTCCTGGTCCTGGACGCCATTTCACCACGCCTGACGGCTTTGCTGCCCCGGCTTGCGATCAAACATGTGATCGTCACCTCGGTGAAGGATTTCTTGCCTCCTGGCCTGAAGCTTCTTTTTTCTCTCAGGCAGTTGCGAAAGGGCGTGCGCGTGCTCGCCGGAGAGCGTGTCCAGGACTTTATGACACTGCTCGCCCAGGGGGAAGCCACGCCACCCAAGGTGGAAATGAAGCCGGAGGAAACAGCGGTCTTGCTTTACACCGGGGGAACGACAGGACTCGCCAAGGGGGCCGAGCTGACGCACTCAAATCTGGTTGCCAACGTCCTGCAGGCGCGGCAGTGGGTGTGGGACATCAAGGACGGTGAAGAGGTAATCCTCACGGCCATCCCCTTGTTTCACAGCTACGCCATGACCGCATGCCATCATCTGGCGGTTCAGTCCAGTTCGGCCATGGTGTTGGTCCCACGTTTTGATCCGTTGCAAGTCATGAAGGCCATCCACAGGTACAGAGTCACTATTTTCCCCGGTGTGCCCACCATGTACGTCGCAATCAACCACCACCCTCGCGTGCGGCGATTCAATTTGGGCTCGGTGCGCGTCTGCATCAGCGGGGGAGCGCCCTTGCCGGTTGAAGTCCAGACCCGGTTTGAACAATTGACGCACGGCAAGCTTGTTGAGGGCTATGGTCTGTCCGAGTGCTCCCCGGTCACGCACTGCAACCCTATCTATGGCAAGCGGAAGGTAGGGTCCATCGGTGTGCCATGGCCAGGCACGGATGCCCGCATTGTGGACGTTGAGACAAGGGCTCCTCTTCCGGTGGGAGAGGTGGGCGAACTGATGGTGCGCGGACCGCAAGTGATGCGGGGCTATTGGCGGAACCAGGAGGAGACCGCAGAGGCCTTTCACGAAGGGTGGCTTGCTACCGGCGACATCGCGCGCATGGACGAGGACGGCTTTTTTTACATCGTTGACCGCAAGAAGGACATGATCGTCACCGGGGGACTGAATGTCTACCCCCGGGAGGTGGAGGAGGTGCTCTACGAACACCCGTGCATCAAGGAAGTGGCTGCAGTCGGTGTCCCAGATGAGTACTATGGTGAGCGGGTGAAGGTTTTTGTAGTGCCCCACGAAGGAGCGACGCTGACGGCAGAGGATGTGATCAGCTTCTGCCAAGAGAGGTTGGCCAGGTACAAGATCCCAAAGGAAGTGGAATTCCGAGACTGCTTACCCAAGTCGTTGATCGGCAAAGTGCTGAGACGCGTCCTGATAGAACAGCATTTGGCCGCTCAGCCTGGAGCCCAGGGGCAGAAGAAGATGGAGGGAAAGTCATGA
- the menA gene encoding 1,4-dihydroxy-2-naphthoate octaprenyltransferase, with the protein MKELRPPQTLRAYLAELRAPFFTASALPVLLGTAIAWVREGLFQPSLFFLTLLGALLLHAGSNVINDFFDHLTGADEANRDFVRPFTGGSRLIQSGRLSPQQVLHEAIALYALSCIIGAYLTARVGYGVLALGAVGLLSGLLYTWPGFSLASRGVGELTIGLNFGTLITLGAYYVQTGRFAWEPVVASLPLAVLIAAVVFINQFQDMKGDAAVGKRHWVVRLGRERSSLVYAMMLVFAYVWVVLAVTAKWLPVGSVAVALTVPLAVKAVRVARVYHSVPKALAPANALTIVVHLAFGVLLSVSYLLVQLA; encoded by the coding sequence ATGAAGGAATTGCGCCCGCCCCAAACCCTCAGGGCCTACCTTGCTGAGTTGAGGGCACCATTTTTCACCGCCAGTGCGTTGCCGGTTTTGCTAGGGACGGCCATAGCCTGGGTCCGGGAAGGTCTATTCCAACCGAGCCTCTTTTTTCTAACTCTGCTGGGTGCTTTGCTGCTCCATGCCGGCTCCAATGTTATTAACGACTTTTTCGATCATCTGACTGGGGCCGACGAAGCAAACCGTGACTTCGTGCGCCCGTTCACAGGCGGTAGCCGCCTGATTCAAAGTGGCAGGCTCTCACCGCAACAGGTACTGCATGAGGCAATCGCGCTTTATGCCCTTAGCTGCATCATTGGGGCTTATCTCACCGCAAGAGTCGGTTATGGGGTCTTGGCCTTAGGGGCAGTAGGCTTGTTGAGCGGGCTTCTCTACACCTGGCCGGGCTTTTCCCTTGCCAGCAGAGGGGTTGGGGAGTTGACAATTGGCCTCAATTTCGGCACGTTGATAACGTTGGGGGCCTACTACGTGCAGACAGGGAGGTTTGCCTGGGAACCGGTTGTTGCTTCGCTGCCTTTGGCCGTGCTTATAGCAGCGGTGGTGTTCATAAATCAGTTTCAAGACATGAAAGGCGATGCGGCCGTGGGGAAGCGGCATTGGGTGGTAAGGCTGGGGAGGGAGAGGAGCTCGTTGGTGTACGCAATGATGCTGGTTTTCGCGTATGTATGGGTTGTGCTGGCCGTAACGGCCAAGTGGTTGCCTGTCGGCAGCGTGGCGGTAGCGCTCACTGTGCCGCTTGCCGTGAAGGCGGTAAGAGTGGCAAGGGTCTACCATAGTGTGCCCAAGGCGTTGGCGCCAGCGAACGCATTGACGATCGTTGTGCACTTGGCATTTGGAGTACTTCTGTCGGTGAGCTATTTGCTTGTCCAGCTCGCCTAA
- a CDS encoding ATP-binding protein: MAEDDRLVEKIGERAEIVRLRPAAEAGHPSAVAEVHKSFERCFERGQYKIVVDMSRVRFPSSSFIVTLFEATARARRAGGDVRLVNLTQTAKNNILTFSPLTYLSIDGDEREAFRELRALRAPVAEKSAPPLERETAQLAAPQGAAERDDSQVKRHIRIQSQPEALYKVCNFVTELATKARMAERDIAKLKIAVYEACLNVIEHAYHGDPTQWISVAVGYNDEKLTVVVHDEGESFKEEVSESYDVFEAADHRKTGGFGLHIIRRSVDELRYQADPVLGNKLVMVKYLRSEKGKG, encoded by the coding sequence ATGGCTGAAGACGATCGTTTGGTGGAGAAGATTGGCGAACGCGCTGAGATTGTTCGGCTGCGTCCAGCAGCTGAGGCAGGGCACCCGTCGGCCGTCGCAGAGGTCCACAAGTCCTTTGAACGCTGTTTCGAGCGTGGGCAGTACAAGATTGTGGTGGACATGTCGCGAGTACGTTTTCCGTCTTCCAGCTTTATTGTGACCCTTTTCGAAGCCACTGCTAGAGCGCGGCGAGCAGGCGGGGATGTGCGCCTGGTGAATCTCACCCAGACAGCCAAGAACAACATTCTCACATTCAGCCCCCTGACTTACCTCTCCATCGATGGCGACGAGCGGGAGGCTTTCCGGGAGCTGCGGGCACTCCGGGCGCCCGTGGCGGAAAAGAGCGCACCCCCCTTGGAGCGAGAGACCGCCCAGTTGGCTGCGCCACAAGGAGCGGCAGAGCGTGACGATAGTCAAGTCAAGCGGCACATCCGCATCCAAAGTCAACCGGAGGCGCTGTACAAGGTGTGCAACTTTGTCACGGAGTTGGCTACCAAGGCGCGGATGGCTGAACGTGATATTGCCAAGCTAAAGATCGCCGTGTACGAGGCGTGCCTGAACGTCATCGAACATGCCTATCACGGCGATCCCACCCAGTGGATTTCGGTAGCTGTCGGTTACAACGACGAGAAGCTCACCGTGGTGGTGCATGACGAGGGCGAGAGCTTCAAAGAGGAGGTGAGCGAGTCGTATGATGTATTCGAGGCGGCCGACCATCGGAAAACAGGCGGCTTTGGCCTGCACATCATCCGGCGGTCCGTAGACGAGCTTCGCTACCAGGCAGACCCCGTGCTGGGCAACAAACTGGTCATGGTCAAGTATCTGCGTTCCGAGAAGGGCAAAGGGTGA
- a CDS encoding DUF2914 domain-containing protein: MANKLTYAVVGLVGLFVLLQLIVPPERRSSRRAARREVRTVAPTEQGKRSKPLFSDHTSRSVLRVTQLQICRRVEGLEPVEGGARFPANVGTLYCFTEVQGASRPEVIYHEWQYGGGRVTSVPLSVEDDSWRTWSKKSIRPSQVGAWQVKVRDSQGRLLGQTRFEIVAGGR, encoded by the coding sequence ATGGCGAACAAACTGACGTATGCGGTTGTGGGGTTGGTGGGTCTTTTTGTTCTGCTGCAGCTCATTGTGCCCCCAGAGCGAAGGAGTTCAAGACGCGCAGCGCGGAGGGAAGTGCGAACTGTGGCTCCGACGGAACAGGGGAAGCGCAGCAAGCCGCTTTTCTCAGATCACACCAGCCGCTCTGTGTTGCGAGTGACCCAGCTCCAGATATGTCGACGCGTCGAAGGGCTCGAGCCCGTAGAGGGTGGCGCTCGCTTTCCCGCAAATGTGGGGACCCTCTACTGTTTCACAGAGGTACAAGGCGCCTCTCGTCCTGAGGTAATATACCATGAGTGGCAGTACGGAGGGGGACGGGTGACCTCTGTCCCTCTCAGCGTCGAAGACGACAGCTGGCGGACCTGGAGTAAGAAGTCCATTAGGCCCTCGCAAGTGGGAGCATGGCAGGTGAAAGTGAGAGACAGTCAGGGGAGGCTGCTGGGTCAAACCAGATTTGAGATTGTCGCAGGAGGCCGCTGA
- a CDS encoding peptidylprolyl isomerase, with translation MKRVIAYALLGIAVLGLGCEGQKSTAVVRVGKQRLDVRAVVDRFRWSREFHQGKQITPEVVKEYVDKNMLWELLFRAEGFRLGLQRDSLVLARIEAEKRDLLTMPNGPLYRAVAPKQLEITEADLHRLYAQLDQEVLIAQIVVKSARMADSLYQELRKGADFARLARQFSADIPTALNGGQMTRYYTRGYLAPPLEEAAFSLSVGEISRPVKTAIGYHIVKLIDKRGFKPRPYAQVRRELDLQLRMAKTSQYMDGWVEELFKRYRVTVNDTLGPHFVKMYVPPNDGVPSRLDPARSPGLSLQTEAISWATGSWRAVDLVRRYNELDVSERVPFHCTEDFVDFAKHALFPDLLYQEAKALRLDTGEDFAQRVEEITQRVVFQECRRRLVTSKVQVSEDEALEEYERNKETKYKGLSFVQARARVYSYLVGSRTSALQDKVVAELRSRHKIRWNQKALQEAAAQLEARRQGQK, from the coding sequence GTGAAGCGAGTGATCGCCTACGCTCTGTTGGGAATTGCGGTGCTGGGATTGGGATGCGAGGGTCAAAAGTCGACAGCTGTCGTGCGGGTGGGGAAGCAGCGCCTGGATGTGCGTGCGGTGGTGGACCGCTTCAGGTGGAGCCGGGAATTTCATCAAGGTAAGCAGATCACTCCCGAAGTGGTCAAGGAGTATGTGGACAAGAACATGCTCTGGGAGCTTTTGTTTCGGGCCGAGGGTTTCCGGCTCGGGCTGCAGCGGGACAGTCTGGTGCTTGCCCGGATAGAAGCGGAGAAACGAGATCTGCTCACTATGCCCAACGGTCCCCTTTACCGTGCTGTGGCGCCGAAGCAATTAGAGATCACGGAGGCTGATCTACACCGTCTCTACGCGCAGCTGGACCAGGAGGTACTGATCGCCCAGATAGTGGTCAAGTCGGCGCGTATGGCAGATTCCCTGTACCAGGAGCTAAGAAAGGGTGCGGATTTTGCCCGTCTCGCGCGCCAGTTTTCGGCCGACATCCCCACGGCACTGAATGGCGGACAAATGACGCGCTACTACACGCGCGGCTACCTAGCTCCACCATTGGAAGAGGCAGCGTTTTCCTTGAGCGTGGGTGAGATATCCCGGCCGGTCAAGACCGCCATTGGCTATCACATTGTGAAGCTCATCGACAAACGCGGTTTCAAACCGCGTCCCTATGCGCAGGTCCGGCGTGAGTTGGACCTCCAACTGCGGATGGCGAAGACCAGCCAGTACATGGATGGATGGGTGGAGGAGCTGTTCAAGCGCTACAGAGTCACCGTCAATGACACTCTTGGGCCCCACTTTGTGAAGATGTACGTACCTCCCAACGATGGGGTGCCTAGTCGGCTTGACCCAGCGCGCTCACCTGGTCTGAGCCTGCAGACAGAGGCAATTTCATGGGCCACGGGCAGTTGGCGCGCAGTGGACCTGGTGCGCCGTTACAACGAGCTTGACGTCAGCGAACGGGTCCCTTTCCATTGCACGGAGGACTTTGTCGATTTCGCGAAACACGCCCTCTTCCCGGATCTCCTTTACCAAGAGGCAAAGGCTTTGCGCCTGGACACGGGGGAGGATTTTGCGCAGCGCGTTGAGGAGATCACTCAGCGCGTGGTATTTCAAGAGTGCAGGCGCCGACTTGTGACCAGCAAGGTGCAAGTGAGTGAAGACGAAGCGCTGGAGGAATACGAGAGGAACAAAGAGACCAAGTACAAGGGGCTGAGCTTCGTGCAAGCGCGGGCACGGGTCTATAGCTATCTTGTGGGTTCCCGCACTAGTGCCCTGCAAGACAAGGTGGTGGCGGAGTTGCGCAGCAGGCACAAGATTCGCTGGAACCAAAAGGCATTGCAAGAGGCGGCAGCGCAGTTAGAGGCGCGGCGTCAGGGTCAGAAGTAA
- a CDS encoding thiamine pyrophosphate-dependent enzyme — MQTTGRVTTLRREVSGEEALALGAFRAGVQVVCGFPGRPGARTLQLLAAAGQSRGVTATWNVSPVAAVEEAVGASLLGRRVLVCLPGSGLATALDALLVAATTGTNAGLVLLAGDDPGTTESSAHVDARTLAALASVPVLEPATPAQGAEMVEEAFRLSEEYQLPVVVRIVPAYARMRGEVVVEKLVRTPGSETRLAREPGKWVATPSVAAERRERLLWKWERIAEGFSHSLFNEVTGAARRAVVAVGHVASEVSDIVGDLAHGHFTLCSLGTPVPLPAAWLAGSLQSTDEVAVLEEGAPVVEQALVELVHRRKLNVEIKGRYSGLVPGGGELFRWQIEEILSQFEPRFAPARPFFPYEEKPDKPKAEKGFCTGCPHVHAFRVLKQVLRAVFGDAPPIIVGDPGCTMRAAVPPLSLVDVSYNLGAAISLAKGLARQVSTLPVIAVMGDTAFFAWGINSLIEAAREKAQLIVVIFDNQTSATTGFQPNPGSTYVLQNERFKRVALEELVSACGVDLLRVVDPENETRTRQVFSEALTVDGLRVVVLRSPCPLIP, encoded by the coding sequence ATGCAGACCACAGGTCGGGTAACAACCCTGCGCAGAGAGGTTTCAGGCGAGGAAGCCCTTGCCTTGGGTGCATTCCGAGCCGGCGTCCAGGTGGTCTGCGGATTCCCTGGTCGCCCCGGGGCCCGCACGTTGCAACTGCTGGCCGCGGCAGGGCAAAGCAGGGGCGTTACCGCCACGTGGAATGTTAGCCCGGTCGCTGCAGTAGAGGAGGCGGTGGGCGCGTCATTGCTGGGTCGTAGGGTCCTGGTGTGTCTGCCGGGGAGTGGCCTGGCAACAGCGCTGGACGCACTCCTGGTGGCGGCGACGACTGGCACGAACGCAGGGCTTGTGCTTCTGGCAGGAGATGACCCAGGCACCACAGAGTCCAGTGCTCACGTTGATGCACGTACCCTGGCGGCGCTGGCCTCCGTGCCCGTGTTGGAGCCGGCTACTCCAGCTCAAGGCGCGGAGATGGTGGAGGAGGCCTTTCGGCTGTCTGAAGAGTACCAGCTGCCGGTGGTGGTTCGTATCGTCCCCGCCTATGCGCGCATGCGCGGGGAGGTAGTGGTAGAGAAGTTGGTACGCACCCCTGGGTCGGAAACGCGCCTTGCCCGTGAACCAGGCAAGTGGGTTGCCACGCCCTCTGTGGCGGCAGAACGGCGGGAACGTCTGCTTTGGAAGTGGGAGCGCATCGCAGAGGGCTTTTCGCATTCGCTGTTCAACGAGGTGACAGGTGCTGCGCGGCGGGCAGTAGTAGCCGTGGGACACGTCGCCTCTGAGGTCAGCGACATTGTGGGCGACCTGGCGCACGGGCATTTCACGCTCTGCAGCCTTGGTACCCCAGTGCCGCTGCCAGCGGCGTGGTTGGCAGGGTCCCTCCAGTCCACTGACGAGGTTGCCGTGCTCGAAGAGGGTGCCCCTGTGGTTGAGCAAGCCCTCGTAGAGCTCGTGCATCGACGTAAGCTGAACGTGGAAATCAAGGGGCGGTACAGCGGCTTGGTGCCTGGCGGCGGGGAGCTGTTCCGCTGGCAGATCGAAGAGATTCTGTCGCAGTTTGAACCACGCTTTGCCCCGGCTCGGCCTTTCTTTCCGTACGAGGAAAAGCCAGACAAGCCCAAAGCAGAGAAGGGTTTCTGCACCGGGTGCCCCCATGTGCATGCCTTCCGGGTGCTCAAGCAGGTGCTCCGCGCCGTGTTCGGCGATGCGCCCCCCATCATCGTTGGCGACCCTGGCTGCACCATGCGCGCCGCAGTACCTCCGCTAAGTCTGGTTGACGTCTCCTACAACCTCGGGGCGGCAATCAGTCTCGCAAAGGGGCTCGCACGGCAGGTGAGCACCTTGCCGGTTATCGCGGTGATGGGCGACACAGCCTTCTTCGCCTGGGGTATCAATAGCCTGATCGAGGCTGCCCGCGAAAAGGCACAACTGATCGTGGTTATCTTCGACAACCAGACGTCGGCCACCACGGGATTCCAGCCGAATCCTGGCAGCACCTATGTGCTCCAGAACGAGCGCTTCAAGCGGGTGGCCTTGGAAGAGTTGGTTAGCGCCTGCGGTGTCGACCTCCTGCGGGTGGTGGACCCAGAGAACGAGACGCGTACCCGACAGGTCTTCTCGGAGGCGCTCACGGTGGATGGATTGCGTGTGGTAGTGCTTCGCTCACCATGTCCTTTGATCCCGTAA
- a CDS encoding FAD-binding protein — protein sequence MLSSETLKNLRKIVGKENVLTAEVDLLLYEYDGSMDAMRPDVVVFAHSTHEVSQVLALAHRHGIPCVPRGSGTNLSGGSVPARGGIVLELSRMNRILEIDTANQRAVVEPGVYNLDLQNALAPLGFFYAPDPASQKVSTIGGNVAENAGGPHCLKYGVTTNHVLGLEVVLADGRVCQLGGKALDVPGYDLVGTLVGSEGTLCVFTKIVVRIMPLPQQVKTLLAIFDSLDHAADAVSDIIGRGIVPATLEMMDRLTIQAVEASLAVGYPTDAEAVLVIEVDGPAAGLEAQAREVSLLCTRHGAREVRLARDEQERQALWAGRRGAFGAMTRVRPSIMVADGTVPREKLPAVLREVGRIARKYRLQHANLLHAGDGNLHPNLMFDARDPDERQRVIKASHEILEVCVAVGGTISGEHGIGLEKIAAMSLVFREEDMEAMFALKRVFDPRLVLNPGKIFPEHYYGRGGAPA from the coding sequence ATGCTCTCATCGGAAACCCTCAAGAACCTTCGCAAGATTGTGGGTAAGGAGAACGTCCTGACGGCGGAGGTAGATCTTCTCTTGTACGAGTACGACGGCAGCATGGACGCCATGCGGCCGGATGTTGTTGTCTTTGCGCATTCCACGCACGAGGTAAGCCAGGTCCTGGCTTTAGCGCATCGCCATGGTATCCCCTGTGTGCCGCGGGGATCGGGCACGAATCTGAGCGGTGGGTCTGTGCCGGCGAGGGGCGGAATAGTGCTGGAACTCTCCCGGATGAACCGCATTTTGGAAATCGACACGGCCAATCAGCGGGCGGTGGTGGAGCCCGGCGTCTATAACTTGGACTTGCAGAATGCGTTGGCTCCGCTCGGCTTTTTCTACGCTCCTGACCCGGCCAGTCAAAAGGTATCCACCATCGGCGGCAACGTGGCGGAGAACGCCGGCGGTCCTCATTGCCTGAAGTACGGAGTGACCACCAATCATGTGCTGGGCCTTGAGGTGGTGCTCGCCGACGGGAGGGTATGCCAGCTGGGAGGAAAGGCACTCGACGTACCGGGTTACGACCTTGTGGGCACATTGGTGGGCTCGGAGGGGACCCTCTGCGTTTTCACAAAGATCGTCGTACGTATTATGCCCCTGCCGCAGCAGGTCAAGACACTCTTGGCGATCTTCGACTCCCTGGACCACGCGGCTGATGCGGTCTCCGACATCATTGGACGGGGCATAGTGCCCGCCACACTGGAGATGATGGACCGGCTGACCATTCAGGCTGTGGAGGCCTCGTTGGCCGTTGGATATCCCACCGACGCCGAGGCGGTGCTGGTTATCGAGGTGGATGGCCCAGCTGCCGGGCTAGAGGCTCAGGCGCGCGAAGTGAGCCTTCTTTGCACTCGGCACGGAGCGCGTGAGGTACGCCTGGCACGTGATGAACAGGAGCGGCAGGCTCTTTGGGCAGGCAGGCGCGGTGCATTCGGCGCGATGACTCGCGTTCGTCCCTCTATCATGGTGGCTGATGGCACCGTGCCCCGCGAGAAGCTGCCCGCGGTGCTGCGCGAGGTGGGGCGTATCGCCCGCAAATACCGCCTCCAGCACGCCAACCTCCTCCATGCCGGCGATGGCAATTTGCATCCCAATTTGATGTTCGACGCCCGTGACCCCGATGAGCGGCAACGAGTCATCAAGGCCAGTCATGAGATCTTGGAAGTGTGCGTAGCAGTAGGGGGGACCATCAGCGGCGAGCACGGAATCGGCCTGGAAAAGATCGCTGCCATGTCGCTCGTTTTTCGCGAAGAAGACATGGAGGCAATGTTCGCCTTGAAACGAGTGTTCGATCCTCGTCTTGTCTTGAACCCTGGTAAGATTTTCCCCGAGCACTACTACGGCAGAGGAGGTGCCCCAGCGTGA